TGTAAGGCACGCATCTGGAAACATAAACCAACAGGTTCCCCATTAAAACGTCATTTGGATGATTGTTTGTACAAGCTCGCAGGAGTGACTAAGAATGTTGGGTTAAGAGTTAATTCATATCTTTTGGTTCTCTCTGATTTGGATCAGTTTTCAGTCGAATCGAAAGAGAATTTAAAAATGCGTACAAACCTTTTAGGTATTAAAGGGGTAATTGCACAATCGGATTTTAATGGCAAATCAGATTGGGTGAAAAAAATAAAATAGATGGGAAGAAATATATTGATCTCCTTTTTGGGTAAAACTAATTATAGTAAAACAATTTATCAATTGGAGGGGAAGGAGTGTAGTACTCCAACTTTCACTCCAATGGATGCTTTAAGGGAGTACTATCCTTTTGAATTTTGTTATGTCTTTGGAACCGCTGACTCTAGTTGGGATTATCTTTTGAAAGAAGAGTTTAAGAATATTGATCTTTCAAAAGAGGATTTTATTCGTCAGAAGTCTTCTCTAGCTATTAGAATGAGAGACCATAAAATTAAGCCAGAAATTATTCATTATGGGAAGAATAAGCATGAGCTAGAAGAGAATCTAAAGATTATTATCAATGCATTGATAGACTTAAGAGATGGTGATAAGATCTTTATTGATATAACTTACTCATTTCGTTCAATACCTCTTTTTGCAATGAATGTAATTCAATATCTAAAAGAAGTTTCTCCATTGAATATTGAAATTGGTGGTGTCTTTTATGGCATGTTTCTGGCAAAGGATCCTTCAACAGGTATTGTCCCTTTGGTTGATATGGGACCAACTATTGAATTGATGGATTGGATTAAGGCTGCATCAGAATTTAAAGATCATCAAACGGCAGACAAGTTTGCTTCTTTATTAGGTCGAAATGATTTAAAGCAAGAAGCTGAACGTATGCAATCTTACATTGCCATAAATTCAGTTACACATTTACGTAAGTCTGTAACTGAATTTAAAAATTTATGGCTTAATGTAAGCGATTCTATTCATAAAAGGTTAGTTTCTCCTGCAGTACTTGATTTTCCTGATAATATCTCAAAAAGAGGAGAAGGTAAAGAATATCTAATATTAGCAAAATTGTCTGATTTACAATGGAAGCAGGGGCAGTATCTTGCTTCTATTACTAGTTGTTGGGAGGCATTGATTTCATATGTGTGGAGCATTTATAAATCACATAATAATAAAGGATATCCAAAATCATTTTGTTTCAATATAATATCAAAGCATTTGTGTGGAAAAGAGTATTTCTATTACGATTCTTTACCCTCGATAGATAATGAGTTTAGAGAGAAGATAGATGATTTTAGAGGGTATCGTAATATGATGGTACATGCAGATGAAAAAAAAGGATATGAGCTTGATGCTGATATGATTGATAAAGAATTGAAAGAGACTCGAAGACAGATAATAGAATCAATTCGTACAAATATTATTGGGCCAGTAGCTTATCGTATTGTTAGTAGTGAGAATTTTGGTAATGATTTGAAAGATAAAAAATCAAAATAATAATAAAAATGGCTAGAAAAGTATTTATTTCCTTTTTAGGATCAAGTGGATATAAAAAATGTTGTTATCAATTAAAGGACTATATTTCAGCTCCAATTCGTTTTATTCAAGAGGCAACGCTTGAAGCATTAGGTGTTGAAAATTGGGATGAAAATGATAAAGGGTATATTCTTTTAACTGATGGTGTGAAAGGGAGTAGAAATTGTAATTGGGAAGTAGGAATTGAGAATCAATATGCTCCTTTAAA
The Prolixibacteraceae bacterium DNA segment above includes these coding regions:
- a CDS encoding TIGR02221 family CRISPR-associated protein, which translates into the protein MGRNILISFLGKTNYSKTIYQLEGKECSTPTFTPMDALREYYPFEFCYVFGTADSSWDYLLKEEFKNIDLSKEDFIRQKSSLAIRMRDHKIKPEIIHYGKNKHELEENLKIIINALIDLRDGDKIFIDITYSFRSIPLFAMNVIQYLKEVSPLNIEIGGVFYGMFLAKDPSTGIVPLVDMGPTIELMDWIKAASEFKDHQTADKFASLLGRNDLKQEAERMQSYIAINSVTHLRKSVTEFKNLWLNVSDSIHKRLVSPAVLDFPDNISKRGEGKEYLILAKLSDLQWKQGQYLASITSCWEALISYVWSIYKSHNNKGYPKSFCFNIISKHLCGKEYFYYDSLPSIDNEFREKIDDFRGYRNMMVHADEKKGYELDADMIDKELKETRRQIIESIRTNIIGPVAYRIVSSENFGNDLKDKKSK